A section of the Candidatus Thorarchaeota archaeon genome encodes:
- a CDS encoding acetate--CoA ligase family protein, with product MDRQQGIDVLFNPRSIAVIGASATKGKLGNDVMRNLIDSGYDGRIYPINPRGGEILGRTVYRKIGDVPGEVDVAVIVIPARFVLPVVEECGQKGVKALVIITAGFKEVGHEGLEAEKKLVEIAEKYGMVIQGPNCLGMINLSRPYNASFSSGTPAKGTIAFASQSGALMTGILDWSLMEKIGFSKFVSLGNKAQLDEADFVEAFGRDPDSTFILLYIESVANGKKFMEVCRRVAPKKPIFVVKSGVSQAGARAASSHTGSLAGSDTAYNAAFRQCGVIRAESIAELFGVANVYDDMKLPAGNRVAIVTNAGGPGILTTDACEASGLEVTKLSQATIDYLKKNLPPAASVYNPVDALGTASAVDYKLCTEAVLRDENVDAVIVLLTPQAMTQIAETAQALVDAHHEYPDKPLLAVFMGGNSMVYPRIILTDGSIPVFDFPERAVHALAELYKYTVRRDSLKDEAIPQFPVDKERVAEILAKVKEDGRRVLLGSEAHAIAEAYDIPVARIRLATNPEEARAVADELGYPVVLKISSPDIVHKSDVGGIRVGLKTPEEVESAFRQIIETVTEHKPKALIYGVDVQEMAPQGRELIVGCSRDVQFGPLIMFGAGGIFVNYLKDVAFRLAPMTRSDVGELISETKIATLLRGVRGEPPSDMNALEDTVLKISQLVTDFEDIVELDINPLFGYEQGKGVCAVDVKITIGE from the coding sequence ATGGATAGGCAGCAGGGTATTGATGTTCTCTTCAACCCACGCTCGATTGCAGTCATCGGGGCGTCAGCGACTAAGGGAAAACTCGGTAATGATGTGATGCGAAATCTGATCGACAGTGGATACGATGGTCGGATCTACCCCATCAATCCCCGTGGCGGCGAGATATTGGGCAGGACTGTGTATCGCAAGATCGGTGATGTCCCCGGCGAGGTCGATGTCGCAGTCATTGTCATTCCTGCCAGGTTTGTCTTACCCGTAGTAGAAGAGTGCGGGCAGAAAGGTGTAAAGGCCCTCGTCATTATTACTGCTGGATTCAAAGAGGTCGGTCATGAGGGGTTGGAGGCTGAAAAGAAACTCGTCGAGATTGCCGAGAAGTACGGCATGGTGATTCAAGGCCCCAACTGTCTAGGTATGATCAATCTCTCCCGTCCGTACAACGCATCATTCTCATCAGGCACCCCGGCCAAGGGGACGATTGCCTTTGCCTCTCAGTCCGGTGCATTGATGACCGGAATCCTCGATTGGAGCCTGATGGAGAAGATCGGGTTCTCCAAGTTCGTCAGTCTGGGAAATAAGGCCCAGCTCGATGAGGCCGACTTTGTGGAGGCCTTTGGTCGAGACCCCGACTCTACCTTTATCCTGCTCTATATCGAGTCTGTGGCCAATGGAAAGAAGTTCATGGAGGTTTGCAGGCGTGTTGCACCCAAGAAGCCGATCTTTGTTGTCAAGTCCGGTGTCAGTCAGGCCGGAGCACGAGCTGCCTCTTCGCATACAGGATCACTGGCTGGTAGCGACACTGCGTACAATGCAGCCTTCAGGCAGTGTGGTGTCATCCGTGCAGAGAGCATTGCAGAACTCTTTGGTGTTGCAAATGTGTATGATGACATGAAACTCCCTGCTGGCAATCGAGTGGCGATCGTCACAAATGCTGGCGGTCCGGGCATTCTCACCACTGATGCGTGTGAGGCCAGTGGGCTGGAGGTGACCAAGCTCTCTCAGGCAACGATTGACTATCTGAAGAAGAATCTTCCACCTGCCGCCTCTGTCTACAATCCAGTTGACGCTCTCGGTACGGCCTCTGCTGTGGACTACAAACTCTGTACTGAGGCTGTCCTTCGAGATGAGAACGTTGATGCTGTCATTGTTCTTCTCACGCCACAGGCCATGACCCAGATCGCAGAGACCGCACAGGCTCTTGTGGACGCCCACCACGAGTATCCTGACAAACCCCTTCTTGCCGTCTTCATGGGTGGCAACTCTATGGTCTATCCTCGTATCATTCTCACAGACGGTTCGATTCCCGTCTTTGACTTTCCTGAGCGTGCAGTCCACGCGCTTGCTGAGCTCTACAAATATACTGTTCGTCGTGACAGCCTGAAGGATGAGGCCATTCCTCAGTTTCCGGTAGATAAGGAGCGTGTCGCTGAGATCCTCGCAAAGGTCAAGGAAGATGGCCGGCGCGTCCTGTTAGGTAGTGAAGCACACGCCATTGCGGAGGCCTACGATATTCCGGTGGCTCGGATCCGCCTCGCAACGAACCCGGAGGAGGCACGCGCAGTCGCTGACGAGTTGGGCTATCCGGTCGTCCTGAAGATCTCAAGTCCGGACATCGTTCACAAGAGCGATGTTGGAGGTATCCGTGTAGGTCTCAAGACCCCCGAGGAGGTGGAGAGTGCCTTCCGTCAGATTATCGAGACCGTGACGGAGCACAAGCCAAAGGCACTCATCTATGGCGTGGATGTTCAGGAGATGGCCCCTCAAGGTCGCGAGCTTATTGTTGGCTGCTCACGTGATGTTCAATTTGGGCCGCTCATTATGTTCGGTGCTGGTGGCATCTTCGTCAATTATCTCAAGGATGTTGCATTCAGACTTGCACCGATGACACGTTCAGATGTAGGAGAGTTGATCTCCGAGACCAAGATCGCCACCCTGCTGAGGGGTGTTCGCGGTGAACCACCCTCAGACATGAACGCATTAGAGGACACGGTTCTCAAGATCAGTCAGCTCGTGACCGACTTTGAGGACATTGTAGAACTTGACATTAATCCACTGTTCGGGTATGAGCAGGGGAAAGGCGTTTGTGCTGTTGACGTGAAGATTACGATTGGAGAGTGA